In Aquimarina sp. TRL1, a single window of DNA contains:
- the dnaN gene encoding DNA polymerase III subunit beta, with the protein MKFIVSSSYLLKQLQVLGGVINNSNTLPILDNFLFELDGNSLTVSASDLETTMSAKLEVESADEGVIAVPAKLLLETLKTFPEQPLTFVVGDNNTIEISSNHGKYALAYADGEEFPKAVELEDPSATNILGDILATAISKTIFATGNDDLRPVMSGVFFQFSTEQLTFVATDAHKLVKYSREDVKASQAAEFIMPKKPLNLLKGILAGSDSDVLIEYNESNAKFSFDDTQLICRLIDGKYPNYEAVIPKENPNKLTIARTQFLNSVKRVSIFSNKTTHQIRLKIAGAELNISAEDIDYSNKAEERLTCDYQGDDMQIGFNSRFLSEMLNNLNADEVQVEMSLPNRAGILTPIDGLDEGENVTMLVMPVMLND; encoded by the coding sequence ATGAAATTTATAGTATCCAGTTCATACCTGCTAAAGCAACTTCAAGTATTAGGAGGTGTTATTAACAATAGTAATACCTTGCCTATTTTAGACAATTTTTTGTTTGAACTAGATGGGAATTCCTTAACGGTTTCTGCTTCTGATTTAGAGACAACTATGTCTGCTAAACTGGAAGTTGAATCAGCAGATGAGGGAGTTATTGCTGTCCCGGCAAAATTATTATTAGAAACTCTTAAAACATTCCCGGAACAACCTTTGACGTTTGTGGTCGGTGACAATAACACTATAGAAATCAGCTCTAATCACGGTAAGTATGCACTTGCGTATGCTGACGGAGAAGAATTTCCTAAAGCTGTAGAATTAGAAGACCCTAGTGCTACCAATATTCTAGGGGACATTCTGGCTACCGCAATTAGCAAAACCATTTTTGCTACCGGTAATGATGACCTGAGACCTGTTATGAGTGGTGTGTTTTTTCAGTTTTCTACAGAGCAATTAACTTTTGTAGCTACCGATGCTCATAAACTTGTTAAATATTCCAGAGAAGATGTGAAGGCTTCTCAGGCTGCAGAATTTATTATGCCTAAAAAGCCATTAAATCTGCTAAAAGGAATTCTGGCGGGTAGTGATAGCGATGTACTTATAGAATATAATGAATCAAATGCGAAGTTCTCTTTTGATGACACACAGCTTATCTGTCGTCTTATCGATGGTAAATACCCTAATTATGAAGCAGTAATTCCTAAGGAGAATCCTAATAAATTAACAATTGCCAGAACACAATTTCTGAATTCAGTAAAAAGGGTTTCTATCTTCTCTAATAAAACGACACATCAGATTCGTTTAAAAATTGCAGGAGCTGAACTTAATATCTCTGCTGAGGATATCGATTACTCTAATAAAGCAGAAGAGCGATTGACATGTGATTATCAAGGAGATGATATGCAGATAGGGTTTAACTCTCGTTTTCTGAGTGAAATGCTTAATAACCTTAACGCTGATGAAGTACAGGTAGAAATGTCTCTGCCTAACAGAGCGGGAATCCTTACTCCTATCGATGGGCTTGATGAGGGAGAAAATGTTACGATGCTAGTGATGCCAGTAATGCTTAATGATTAG
- a CDS encoding Crp/Fnr family transcriptional regulator, whose amino-acid sequence MDKLAKYIKARIDIDDNVLSTIVSSFESRTIAKGKFAIKKNQLVTDYYFILSGGLRMYIVHNDIELTRYFAFEGEMIADISKIKARGRSNTYIEAIENTELLTIKHEKMELLYETYPIWQKFGRLLWEESFASVLNGVHNFQTLSAKERYLDIMKRSDIVKRVPLKDLSSFLGITPSSLSRIRKEIK is encoded by the coding sequence ATGGATAAACTGGCAAAATACATTAAGGCACGCATTGATATTGATGACAATGTACTCAGCACCATTGTATCTTCGTTTGAGTCACGTACGATTGCTAAAGGAAAATTTGCAATCAAAAAAAATCAACTTGTAACTGATTATTACTTTATTCTTTCAGGAGGTTTACGCATGTATATCGTGCATAATGATATCGAATTAACTCGTTATTTTGCCTTTGAAGGGGAAATGATTGCCGATATTTCTAAAATTAAAGCCCGAGGCAGATCTAATACATATATTGAAGCAATTGAAAACACTGAATTGCTTACCATCAAGCACGAAAAAATGGAGCTGTTATACGAAACCTACCCTATATGGCAAAAATTTGGTCGATTGTTATGGGAAGAATCTTTTGCCAGTGTCCTCAACGGAGTTCATAACTTCCAAACATTATCCGCCAAAGAACGGTATCTCGACATTATGAAGAGATCAGATATTGTCAAACGCGTTCCTCTAAAAGACCTCTCTTCTTTTTTAGGGATCACTCCTTCTTCTCTGAGTCGAATACGAAAGGAAATCAAATAA
- a CDS encoding DUF6268 family outer membrane beta-barrel protein, giving the protein MLQKFGIYIILLLCINCYAQQNRDMVSTTYLMSLSKKNFDYNRKRIKITPPPITTKKSLFINTIGMDIHEFTYNQELPFSEDLTSIYTINHSFLFKHRITPAWSFNVFSLTSLLSNKPIAHTIDNFLWNGGLFVERSFSKNTLKISAGVGYFTMIGESRITPLLMIEKKIGRMFLVQIGMPKTQIQYQPHRNHLFSISGELNDFMTTLSTPVSLHSVSSTQATKAIFTSVSAGIGYAFWASRFTRLSIKGMYSVYENYELIDDDNKTLYDFDSQNSYYLTVGFHIDITRGKRSSSIK; this is encoded by the coding sequence ATGTTACAAAAATTCGGAATATACATTATTCTATTACTCTGTATTAATTGCTATGCTCAGCAAAACAGAGATATGGTATCGACTACTTACCTAATGTCTCTCTCCAAAAAAAATTTTGATTACAACAGAAAACGAATAAAAATAACACCTCCTCCAATTACGACTAAGAAATCACTATTTATCAATACTATCGGCATGGATATTCACGAGTTCACATACAATCAAGAACTTCCATTTTCTGAAGACCTGACAAGTATCTATACCATAAACCATAGCTTTCTTTTTAAGCACAGAATCACTCCTGCGTGGAGTTTTAATGTTTTTAGTCTAACTTCCTTACTTTCTAATAAACCCATAGCACATACCATTGACAACTTCTTATGGAATGGAGGACTTTTTGTAGAGCGTTCTTTTAGTAAAAACACTTTAAAAATCAGTGCTGGTGTCGGGTATTTCACCATGATAGGAGAATCCAGAATTACACCATTGTTAATGATTGAAAAGAAAATAGGTCGTATGTTCCTAGTACAGATAGGAATGCCTAAAACTCAGATTCAATATCAACCTCACAGAAACCATCTATTCAGTATCTCCGGAGAATTAAATGATTTTATGACCACGCTGTCTACCCCCGTTTCTCTTCATAGCGTTTCTTCTACCCAGGCAACAAAAGCTATTTTTACATCTGTATCAGCTGGAATCGGATATGCATTCTGGGCTAGCCGTTTTACGCGTTTATCAATTAAAGGGATGTATTCTGTATATGAAAATTATGAACTAATTGATGATGATAATAAAACCCTGTATGATTTTGACAGTCAAAACAGCTATTACCTCACAGTTGGTTTTCATATTGACATCACAAGAGGAAAAAGATCCTCTTCTATAAAATAA
- a CDS encoding spermidine synthase, with amino-acid sequence MKKLLSYVWPLTRTIDSTINGPLELTWINGKKVLDSKNANYSYGTLQKLLTYGLSKIEIPPTATILLLGLGGGSIINPLRKRFQHKGKITAIEIDPVVIEIAKEEFFIDESKNLQIVCQDASHFVYKCVHHYDIIIVDLFIDNKVPEEYYSVIFWRNLLRLLNKNGKVVFNAGIHVKNYKQIDQLIQTLSDTITFEQYHDVEGANTLLIGSYI; translated from the coding sequence ATGAAAAAATTACTGAGCTACGTATGGCCTTTGACCAGGACCATCGACTCTACTATTAACGGACCCCTTGAACTCACCTGGATTAATGGAAAAAAAGTACTCGATAGTAAAAATGCCAATTACTCTTATGGCACACTACAAAAGTTACTAACCTACGGATTGTCTAAAATTGAGATCCCACCTACAGCTACCATCCTCTTATTAGGTCTTGGAGGCGGTAGTATTATTAATCCTTTGCGAAAGCGATTCCAACACAAAGGAAAAATAACCGCTATAGAAATCGACCCTGTTGTTATTGAAATTGCAAAAGAAGAGTTCTTTATAGATGAATCAAAAAATTTACAAATTGTATGTCAGGATGCTTCTCATTTTGTGTACAAATGTGTTCATCATTACGACATTATTATTGTCGATTTATTTATAGATAACAAAGTACCAGAAGAATACTATTCTGTTATTTTTTGGAGAAACTTACTACGACTTTTAAATAAAAATGGTAAAGTCGTATTTAATGCAGGAATTCACGTAAAGAATTACAAGCAAATAGATCAACTTATCCAAACGCTCTCCGATACAATTACTTTTGAACAATATCACGATGTAGAAGGAGCCAATACATTACTTATCGGTTCCTACATATAA
- a CDS encoding DUF4870 domain-containing protein: protein MKKDSSVLVLAHLSQLLDVITGFGGFIVPLIIWLTQKDRIDQMDAHGKSIINFQISMLIYMIICIPLILLFGLGIVGLIVLGVIYLIYPIVNAVRASNGQQPSYPLSLNIIG from the coding sequence ATGAAAAAAGACAGCAGTGTTCTCGTTCTGGCACATCTATCACAGTTATTGGATGTCATCACAGGTTTTGGAGGATTTATAGTGCCTCTGATTATTTGGTTAACCCAAAAAGACAGAATTGATCAAATGGATGCACATGGAAAATCGATTATTAATTTTCAGATCAGCATGCTGATTTATATGATTATTTGTATCCCGTTAATTTTGTTATTCGGACTAGGGATTGTAGGGTTGATTGTATTAGGAGTAATATACCTTATATATCCTATTGTCAATGCTGTTAGAGCGAGTAATGGGCAACAGCCATCTTATCCGTTGTCACTGAATATTATCGGATAG
- a CDS encoding glutamate synthase subunit beta yields MGKTTGFLEFEREIEQYQPVKDRIKNYKEFTIPLEKKALKNQGARCMDCGIPFCHSGCPLGNLIPDFNDAVYRGKWEKAARILHSTNNFPEFTGRLCPAPCEEACVMGINQNPITIENIEKNIVEQAFKNGWIKAKPPAVRTGKTVAVVGSGPSGLAAAQQLNRAGHWVTIFERDEKLGGLLRYGIPDFKMEKQVIDRRLEVLEEEGVIFKPNTWIGKDITAETLKSEFDAVVLCTGATVRRSLPVKGGTLNGVVQAMDFLKQNNKRVDGIKELGEEILATDKDVIVIGGGDTGSDCIGTSVRHGATSVTNFEIMGKGTIERPAHQPWPFWPMRLRTSSSHQEGAERRWSISTKEFIGDDEGNLVGLITVEVEWVKENGRFNLKEVPGTEKEWKCDLALLALGFTGSETTIAEQLGVDMDARTNIQAETGSYATNVKGVFAAGDSRRGQSLIVWAIAEGRQAAHYVDTYLMGSSDLPLKGEGDLPRV; encoded by the coding sequence ATGGGAAAGACCACTGGATTTTTAGAATTTGAAAGAGAGATTGAACAGTATCAGCCTGTTAAAGATCGTATTAAAAATTATAAGGAGTTTACAATTCCTTTAGAAAAAAAAGCATTAAAAAATCAAGGCGCCAGATGCATGGATTGTGGAATACCATTTTGCCATAGTGGTTGTCCTCTCGGGAACCTAATCCCTGATTTTAATGATGCTGTATATAGAGGGAAATGGGAAAAAGCAGCAAGAATACTTCATTCCACGAATAATTTCCCTGAGTTTACAGGAAGGCTATGCCCGGCACCTTGTGAAGAGGCATGTGTTATGGGAATCAATCAAAACCCGATAACCATAGAGAATATAGAAAAAAATATTGTAGAGCAGGCATTTAAGAACGGATGGATTAAGGCTAAACCACCTGCTGTTCGAACAGGGAAAACAGTGGCGGTAGTAGGGTCAGGACCCTCAGGATTAGCAGCTGCACAACAACTAAACAGAGCAGGGCATTGGGTTACTATTTTTGAAAGAGATGAAAAACTAGGTGGGTTATTACGTTATGGGATTCCTGATTTTAAAATGGAAAAACAAGTAATTGATCGCCGTTTGGAGGTATTGGAAGAAGAAGGAGTTATTTTCAAACCGAATACCTGGATAGGAAAAGATATTACTGCAGAAACATTGAAGAGTGAATTCGATGCAGTGGTTTTATGTACAGGAGCAACTGTCAGAAGAAGTTTACCAGTAAAAGGAGGAACGCTCAATGGTGTTGTTCAGGCAATGGATTTCCTGAAACAAAACAATAAAAGAGTAGACGGTATCAAAGAATTAGGAGAAGAGATTCTGGCAACGGATAAGGATGTTATTGTGATAGGAGGAGGAGATACAGGATCAGATTGTATTGGAACTTCGGTTAGGCACGGAGCGACCTCTGTAACTAATTTTGAGATTATGGGTAAAGGTACTATAGAACGGCCAGCACATCAACCTTGGCCCTTTTGGCCGATGCGTTTACGGACAAGCTCATCTCATCAAGAAGGAGCAGAACGAAGATGGAGTATTTCTACGAAAGAATTTATAGGAGATGATGAGGGGAATCTGGTTGGGTTGATTACAGTAGAAGTAGAATGGGTAAAAGAAAATGGACGCTTTAACCTGAAAGAAGTACCAGGAACAGAAAAAGAATGGAAGTGTGATCTGGCATTACTCGCTTTAGGGTTTACTGGTTCCGAAACAACTATTGCAGAGCAGTTAGGAGTCGATATGGATGCCAGAACCAATATACAGGCAGAAACCGGTTCGTATGCTACTAATGTCAAAGGTGTTTTTGCTGCAGGAGATAGCAGACGAGGACAATCGTTAATTGTCTGGGCAATCGCAGAAGGGAGACAGGCAGCTCATTACGTAGATACCTATCTTATGGGGAGTTCGGATTTACCATTAAAAGGAGAAGGAGATCTGCCTAGAGTATAA
- the gltB gene encoding glutamate synthase large subunit yields the protein MKKQGMYLPEFEHDACGAGFICSLEGKKSNDIIHKALEILEKLEHRGAVSADGKTGDGAGILIDIPHDFFVKHCTFNLPASGEYAVSNVFLPKKENQRQFCIDTLEKNIKEQGLTLLGWRDVPVGAEHLGEIAEKTEPFISQIFIGKETEDQSYFDFNLKLFIARKVSEHTIFNSRLSESKFFYIPSMSTKTMIFKGLLMPEDIKLYYKDLLDPMVVTRLALVHQRFSTNTFPTWDLAQPFRYMCHNGEINTLRGNVSRMRSREELLQSEWFGDEIKNILPVVLPGKSDSASMDMVVELLVMTGRSLPEVMMMMVPEAWEKNEEMSDTKKAFYEYNSCTMEPWDGPASIPFTDGNYIGAVLDRNGLRPSRYTVTKDGYVIMSSETGVVEVQPSNIAYHGRLEPGKMFLVNMDEGRIVNDEEVKEEIAARHPYREWIATNMVHLKDIPYNDCPLFLGEESVAKRKELFGYTQEDIDTIIIPMGQLAKEPIGSMGSDTPIAILSEKPQLIYNYFKQLFAQVTNPPLDGIREEMITDISLSLGASHNIFDVVERHCNKLKIQNPVISKEDLDKIKTYSDKGFKATSVPMLYNINRGLNGLEDALEAMLQKASEAIDEGTNIIILSDRNVSKHRAPIPALLACSFINSGLQRLKKSSKASIIIESAEPREVHHFALLFGYGASAINPYMVNEIIKEQIEEHNISELSFEQAVYNYNKAVGKGVLKVMNKIGISTLNSYRGSQLFECIGISSKVVNTYFPNTVTRIEGVGLYELEKEISKRHERAYMANDIEGDLDLEIGGQYRWRRNGEKHQFNPLSVAKLQKSVRDNDPKTYKEYSELINEQSKNLMTIRGLLEFSNYDPIPLEEVEPWTEIVKRFKTGAMSYGSISKEAHENLAVAMNRIGGKSNSGEGGENPLRFYKDVNGDWKNSAIKQVASGRFGVSSNYLTSAAEIQIKMAQGAKPGEGGQLPGPKVNPEIAKTRNSTPYVGLISPPPHHDIYSIEDLSQLIYDLKSANRDARINVKLVSEVGVGTVAAGVAKAKADVVLVSGFDGGTGASPLTSLKHAGLPWELGIAEAQQTLVGNNLRNRIVLECDGQLKTGRDVAIACLLGAEEFGFATAPLVASGCVMMRVCHLNTCPVGIATQNPELRKRFKGKPEHVVNYMYFIAQELREIMAQLGFRTVNEMVGQVQKLNHKKAIDHYKAAGVDISPILHQVPVEEGVKLYNTEKQDHCLEKSIDFEIVKQAHPALFRKEKTVLDFDIVNTDRAVGAILSNEISKIYGAQGLPENTLRLNFTGAAGQSFGAFATRGLTMVVNGNTNDYLGKGLSGAKLVIKVPQEATIVPEDNVITGNVTLYGATAGEVYINGKAGERFCVRNSGATAVVEGIGDHGCEYMTGGVAVILGEVGRNFGAGMSGGIAYIYDDKGTFEKNCNKESLNLEEVTLYEDKKELKALIENHYNATLSPLAQRILENWETALSKFIKIFPEEYKQALKRLEEEKLAAQEA from the coding sequence ATGAAGAAACAAGGAATGTATTTGCCAGAATTCGAACACGACGCTTGTGGTGCCGGATTCATATGTAGTTTAGAAGGTAAAAAATCGAATGATATCATTCATAAAGCTCTGGAAATTCTCGAAAAGTTAGAACATAGAGGTGCTGTAAGTGCTGATGGGAAAACAGGAGATGGAGCTGGGATATTGATCGACATTCCCCATGATTTCTTTGTAAAACATTGTACTTTCAACTTGCCTGCTTCAGGAGAATATGCCGTTAGTAATGTGTTTTTACCAAAAAAAGAGAATCAACGACAGTTTTGTATTGATACTTTAGAAAAAAACATAAAAGAGCAAGGGCTGACCTTATTAGGGTGGAGAGATGTTCCGGTAGGAGCTGAGCACCTGGGAGAGATTGCCGAGAAAACAGAGCCTTTTATTAGTCAGATATTTATAGGAAAAGAAACCGAAGACCAAAGCTATTTTGATTTTAACCTGAAACTCTTTATCGCTAGAAAAGTTTCAGAACATACCATCTTTAATTCTAGACTGTCGGAAAGTAAGTTCTTTTATATCCCTAGTATGTCTACAAAAACGATGATATTTAAAGGACTGTTAATGCCGGAAGATATTAAGTTATATTATAAGGACTTGTTAGATCCAATGGTAGTAACTCGTCTGGCATTGGTACATCAACGATTTTCTACGAATACATTTCCTACCTGGGATTTGGCACAACCCTTTCGTTACATGTGCCATAATGGAGAGATTAATACCTTAAGAGGAAACGTCTCCAGGATGAGATCGAGAGAAGAGTTATTGCAGTCAGAATGGTTTGGTGATGAAATAAAGAATATTTTGCCTGTGGTACTTCCTGGGAAATCAGATTCTGCTTCGATGGATATGGTGGTAGAACTTCTGGTAATGACAGGAAGATCCCTTCCAGAGGTAATGATGATGATGGTCCCGGAAGCCTGGGAGAAAAATGAAGAAATGTCCGATACCAAAAAAGCTTTTTATGAATATAACTCCTGTACGATGGAACCATGGGATGGTCCTGCATCTATTCCATTTACAGATGGAAATTATATAGGAGCTGTATTGGATAGAAATGGTTTGAGACCTTCTAGATATACAGTGACCAAAGATGGGTATGTAATTATGTCATCAGAAACAGGAGTTGTAGAGGTACAACCATCAAATATAGCATACCACGGGCGATTAGAACCCGGAAAGATGTTTTTGGTGAATATGGATGAAGGAAGAATTGTAAATGATGAAGAAGTCAAAGAAGAAATAGCTGCCAGACATCCTTATAGAGAATGGATTGCTACTAATATGGTACATCTCAAAGATATTCCTTATAATGACTGTCCATTGTTTTTAGGAGAAGAATCCGTCGCTAAAAGAAAAGAATTATTCGGGTATACACAAGAAGATATCGATACGATTATCATCCCGATGGGACAATTAGCTAAGGAACCGATCGGTTCTATGGGATCGGATACACCTATTGCAATTTTATCCGAAAAACCACAACTGATTTATAACTATTTCAAGCAGTTGTTCGCACAGGTAACTAACCCGCCATTAGATGGGATTAGAGAAGAAATGATTACAGATATCAGTCTTTCTTTAGGGGCAAGTCATAATATCTTTGATGTAGTCGAAAGACATTGTAATAAATTAAAAATACAAAACCCGGTAATTTCCAAAGAAGATCTGGATAAAATTAAAACCTATTCAGATAAAGGATTCAAAGCCACTTCAGTTCCAATGTTATATAATATAAACAGAGGATTGAATGGATTAGAGGATGCTCTGGAAGCGATGCTTCAAAAGGCATCAGAAGCAATAGATGAAGGAACAAATATTATTATTCTTTCAGATAGAAATGTCAGTAAGCATCGGGCGCCAATTCCAGCATTGTTAGCCTGTTCTTTTATCAATAGCGGGCTGCAACGATTAAAAAAGAGTTCTAAGGCAAGTATTATTATCGAATCAGCAGAGCCTAGAGAAGTACACCATTTTGCATTGTTGTTTGGATATGGAGCAAGTGCAATTAATCCATATATGGTTAATGAGATCATAAAAGAACAAATAGAAGAACACAATATATCAGAACTTTCTTTCGAACAGGCAGTATACAATTATAACAAAGCTGTTGGGAAAGGAGTACTTAAAGTCATGAATAAAATAGGGATTTCTACCTTGAATTCTTATAGAGGGTCTCAATTATTCGAGTGTATAGGAATTAGTTCCAAGGTCGTTAATACATATTTCCCGAATACCGTAACCAGGATAGAAGGAGTGGGCTTATATGAATTAGAAAAAGAAATTTCAAAAAGACACGAAAGAGCCTATATGGCTAATGATATAGAAGGGGATTTAGACTTGGAAATAGGAGGACAGTATCGCTGGAGAAGAAATGGGGAAAAACATCAGTTTAATCCGTTGTCGGTAGCAAAGTTACAGAAGTCAGTACGAGATAATGATCCGAAAACATATAAAGAATATTCAGAACTGATTAATGAACAGTCTAAAAACCTAATGACTATTAGGGGGTTATTAGAGTTTTCTAATTATGATCCTATTCCTCTGGAAGAAGTAGAACCCTGGACAGAAATTGTCAAGAGGTTTAAAACAGGAGCTATGTCATATGGATCTATTAGCAAAGAAGCGCATGAGAACTTGGCAGTAGCGATGAATCGAATTGGAGGGAAAAGTAATTCAGGAGAAGGAGGAGAAAATCCGTTGCGATTCTATAAAGATGTAAATGGCGATTGGAAAAACAGTGCAATTAAGCAAGTAGCATCGGGGAGATTTGGAGTTTCTTCAAACTATCTCACCAGTGCAGCAGAGATTCAGATAAAGATGGCACAGGGAGCCAAACCAGGAGAAGGAGGACAATTACCAGGACCTAAAGTGAATCCCGAAATCGCAAAAACAAGGAATTCAACTCCTTATGTAGGGTTGATTTCTCCACCACCACATCACGATATTTATTCTATAGAAGATTTATCACAGTTGATTTACGATTTGAAGTCTGCTAACAGAGATGCCAGAATTAATGTAAAGCTGGTATCAGAAGTAGGAGTAGGAACAGTTGCGGCGGGTGTAGCAAAAGCAAAAGCTGATGTCGTATTGGTTTCCGGTTTTGATGGAGGTACAGGGGCATCCCCTTTGACATCGTTAAAACATGCAGGACTTCCCTGGGAGCTGGGAATAGCAGAAGCCCAGCAAACATTGGTAGGAAATAACCTGAGAAATAGAATTGTATTAGAATGTGACGGGCAGTTAAAAACAGGAAGAGATGTAGCGATTGCTTGCTTATTAGGAGCAGAAGAATTCGGTTTTGCAACAGCTCCTCTGGTAGCTTCTGGTTGTGTAATGATGCGAGTATGTCATCTCAATACATGTCCTGTAGGGATTGCAACTCAGAACCCTGAACTCCGTAAACGATTCAAAGGAAAACCAGAGCATGTGGTTAATTATATGTATTTCATAGCACAGGAATTACGAGAGATCATGGCACAACTCGGGTTTAGAACAGTGAATGAAATGGTGGGGCAGGTGCAGAAATTAAACCATAAAAAAGCGATAGATCACTATAAGGCAGCAGGAGTAGACATTAGTCCAATACTACATCAAGTACCCGTTGAAGAAGGGGTTAAATTATACAATACAGAAAAACAAGATCACTGTTTAGAAAAGTCAATCGATTTTGAAATAGTAAAACAGGCGCATCCCGCACTGTTTAGAAAAGAAAAAACTGTATTGGATTTTGATATTGTCAATACAGATAGAGCAGTAGGGGCTATTCTTAGTAATGAGATCTCCAAGATCTACGGAGCGCAGGGATTACCAGAAAATACGTTGCGATTGAATTTTACAGGGGCAGCAGGACAAAGTTTTGGAGCATTTGCCACCAGAGGTTTGACTATGGTAGTGAACGGGAATACAAATGACTATTTAGGAAAAGGGTTATCAGGAGCAAAACTGGTGATCAAAGTACCCCAGGAAGCAACCATTGTTCCGGAGGATAATGTTATTACAGGAAATGTAACATTGTATGGAGCGACAGCAGGAGAAGTATATATTAATGGAAAAGCAGGAGAGCGTTTTTGTGTCAGAAATTCAGGGGCAACGGCAGTTGTAGAAGGAATAGGAGATCACGGATGTGAGTATATGACCGGAGGAGTTGCTGTTATTCTGGGAGAAGTAGGTAGGAATTTTGGAGCAGGAATGTCAGGAGGAATAGCCTATATATATGATGACAAAGGTACTTTTGAGAAAAACTGTAATAAAGAATCATTAAACCTGGAAGAAGTAACATTGTATGAAGATAAGAAGGAACTAAAAGCACTTATAGAAAACCATTATAATGCGACGTTAAGTCCATTGGCTCAGCGCATTTTAGAAAACTGGGAAACAGCATTATCTAAATTTATCAAGATATTCCCAGAAGAGTATAAACAAGCCTTAAAACGATTAGAAGAAGAGAAATTAGCCGCTCAAGAAGCATAA
- a CDS encoding P-II family nitrogen regulator — protein sequence MKKIEAIIRRSKYRIVKEALHQQGISFFSYWDVTGVGNEQKGSVYRGVSYSTSDIQRRYLSIVVNDEYEQIAINAILTAAKTGEVGDGKIFVSDIKEAYRIRTSEQGNATI from the coding sequence ATGAAAAAAATTGAAGCTATTATCAGACGGTCTAAATATCGTATCGTAAAAGAGGCTTTACATCAACAGGGAATTTCTTTTTTTTCTTATTGGGATGTCACAGGTGTAGGCAATGAACAAAAAGGGAGTGTCTACAGAGGGGTATCCTATAGTACTTCTGATATACAACGTAGATACCTTTCTATAGTTGTTAATGACGAGTATGAACAGATTGCCATTAATGCTATTCTTACAGCAGCCAAAACAGGAGAGGTTGGTGACGGGAAAATTTTTGTTTCAGATATCAAAGAAGCCTATCGTATCAGAACATCCGAACAAGGAAACGCTACCATATAA